A stretch of Sulfurimonas xiamenensis DNA encodes these proteins:
- a CDS encoding cytochrome C, giving the protein MNKIVKIALSTALILSVGAVTASADADKGQKLYAKKLKEACGMSGAAMAGKHTQTEWEDLHKSGKLADEIKKLCPSVDDSDIKDKYLEHYFDFFHKFGSDSGNVPAC; this is encoded by the coding sequence ATGAACAAAATAGTAAAAATCGCATTAAGCACAGCGTTAATTCTAAGTGTTGGTGCAGTAACTGCAAGTGCAGATGCTGATAAAGGTCAAAAACTTTACGCTAAAAAGTTAAAAGAAGCATGTGGTATGAGTGGTGCAGCAATGGCTGGTAAACATACTCAAACTGAGTGGGAAGATCTACACAAAAGTGGTAAACTTGCAGATGAGATCAAAAAACTTTGTCCATCAGTTGATGATAGTGATATAAAAGATAAATATCTTGAGCACTATTTTGACTTTTTCCATAAATTTGGAAGCGACAGTGGAAATGTTCCTGCTTGTTAA
- a CDS encoding NAD(P)/FAD-dependent oxidoreductase codes for MKKNKILEEILKEVDKHPEIMSRREALKYLTMSPLAASVLAGASVGATTASASDAKGKIVIVGGGLAGMSTAARLNNTLSNADITVIEPDPLSVSYQPGQTLIGAGIWDKDDIAYKRDDFLPSGVKLIKGSVTAFDPDNNKVTVDGNQDVSYDQLIIATGLKLNYGAIKGLEGEITSMGTDNSVVRQKVGKNGTHSIYFRDGAADTYKGIQELIAKAKAHKGPGKLQALFTHPNTPIKCGGAPMKIMYLTNSRLEEAGVRDKVELTFYTNGSALFGIKEYNESIFKQFDERGFKKNFAHNLTEIDTDAKVAVFNHHWKEKGEWDEDLEEYGVVIKNERVEAKYDFIHITPPMKAPDVVKNSPVGSDKGWVPVVKETLQHVTYKNVWSLGDVAAVPMGKTGGSVRKQYKVLVDNMVASMEGKSSLPSRYGGYTVCPLITSIGTVMLAEFDWSKKPTPSFPLDPTQERWIWWLLKVYALKPMTIYGMLPGRA; via the coding sequence ATGAAAAAGAATAAAATCCTAGAAGAGATTTTAAAAGAAGTAGATAAGCATCCGGAGATTATGTCTCGTCGTGAAGCTTTAAAATATTTAACTATGTCTCCATTAGCAGCTTCTGTATTGGCGGGTGCTTCTGTAGGAGCAACCACAGCGAGTGCTTCGGATGCTAAAGGGAAAATAGTTATAGTTGGGGGAGGCTTAGCTGGTATGAGTACGGCTGCACGCCTTAATAACACTTTATCAAATGCAGATATCACTGTTATTGAACCTGATCCGTTATCAGTTTCTTATCAGCCTGGTCAAACTCTAATTGGTGCCGGTATTTGGGACAAAGATGATATTGCTTATAAAAGAGATGATTTTCTTCCAAGCGGTGTAAAACTTATAAAAGGGAGTGTAACTGCTTTTGATCCGGATAACAACAAAGTTACAGTAGACGGAAACCAAGATGTATCTTATGATCAGTTAATTATTGCTACGGGTCTTAAGCTAAATTATGGAGCAATTAAAGGTTTAGAAGGCGAGATCACTTCTATGGGAACTGACAACTCTGTTGTAAGACAAAAAGTTGGTAAAAACGGAACTCACTCAATCTACTTCCGTGACGGTGCGGCAGATACTTACAAAGGTATACAGGAGTTAATTGCAAAAGCAAAAGCGCATAAAGGCCCTGGAAAATTACAAGCACTATTTACGCATCCAAACACACCAATCAAGTGTGGTGGAGCGCCTATGAAGATTATGTATTTAACGAATTCAAGACTTGAAGAAGCTGGTGTTCGTGATAAAGTAGAACTTACTTTCTACACAAACGGTAGTGCACTTTTTGGTATCAAAGAGTATAATGAATCAATCTTTAAGCAATTTGACGAAAGAGGTTTCAAAAAAAACTTTGCTCACAATTTAACTGAGATAGATACTGATGCAAAAGTAGCTGTATTTAATCATCACTGGAAAGAAAAAGGCGAGTGGGATGAAGATTTAGAAGAGTATGGAGTAGTAATAAAAAATGAGCGCGTTGAAGCAAAATATGATTTTATTCATATAACACCTCCGATGAAAGCTCCAGATGTTGTTAAAAATTCTCCGGTAGGTTCGGATAAGGGATGGGTACCTGTTGTAAAAGAGACTCTACAGCATGTTACTTATAAAAATGTATGGTCTTTAGGAGATGTTGCAGCAGTTCCAATGGGTAAAACAGGTGGTTCAGTTCGTAAACAGTACAAAGTTTTAGTTGACAATATGGTAGCGTCTATGGAAGGAAAAAGTTCACTTCCATCTAGATATGGCGGATATACAGTTTGTCCTCTTATTACAAGCATTGGTACTGTAATGTTAGCAGAATTTGACTGGAGTAAAAAGCCTACTCCTTCATTCCCGCTTGACCCTACTCAAGAGAGATGGATATGGTGGTTATTGAAAGTTTATGCACTAAAACCAATGACTATTTATGGTATGCTTCCAGGTAGAGCTTAA
- a CDS encoding c-type cytochrome — protein MIKRLTTISIATLVAIALTACSGDKKQAETKTYKMSAEEVYKASCTKCHGAHGEGKTEKKTPRFDDKTVAELEYSLFDIKKGGITFTTGTDHEIMEHNMQKLIDQGYDYDIKTMAQYIYSTFKK, from the coding sequence ATGATAAAAAGATTAACAACGATTTCAATCGCCACTTTAGTTGCAATAGCTTTAACTGCATGTAGCGGAGATAAGAAGCAGGCAGAAACAAAAACATATAAGATGAGTGCAGAAGAGGTCTATAAGGCATCATGTACAAAATGTCATGGAGCTCATGGTGAAGGGAAAACTGAAAAGAAAACACCAAGATTTGATGATAAAACAGTTGCTGAACTTGAGTATAGTTTATTTGATATCAAAAAAGGTGGAATAACTTTTACAACAGGTACTGATCATGAAATTATGGAGCATAATATGCAAAAATTAATAGACCAGGGCTATGATTACGATATTAAAACTATGGCACAATATATTTACAGCACATTTAAAAAATAA
- the nrfD gene encoding NrfD/PsrC family molybdoenzyme membrane anchor subunit: MSLREKINTIVPIRDDFSMKSLLSFEKTPFNIFMAVLSIALFLWMSYGIGVYLSHGHHAYNVTREHPWGLMIAMYVFFVVSSTGLCIISSFGHVFKIPGFAIIGKRAIMGAILTILSGFVVIAFEIGHPVTMMIYNVMSPGLTSAIWWMGTLYGLYLTFIILEFIFLARNDHKWSGWFGIGGLVVGIAAHSNLGSVFGFLVARPISNGVFYPIYFILSAMITGIYLLFLIYGFRYKLKFPPEVQEFLYKIGKLLALLLAILIFFETWRFLTAIYGGMPERADVAMHILGSAPFIYGEVLLGMVIPFLIAFTSKGRATVSLVFASITGMVGIFFMRYDLVHDTQLAPMMTLKKREYQLEPSWVEYFPSSTEMAISIGAIGFCFILYYIADKAFDLDHSKEDIHH, encoded by the coding sequence ATGAGTTTAAGAGAAAAAATAAATACTATTGTTCCTATTAGAGATGATTTTTCAATGAAATCATTATTAAGTTTTGAGAAAACGCCTTTTAATATCTTTATGGCTGTTTTATCCATTGCTCTTTTTCTGTGGATGTCTTATGGTATAGGCGTATATTTAAGTCACGGTCATCATGCATACAATGTAACGAGAGAACATCCATGGGGTCTTATGATTGCTATGTATGTATTTTTTGTTGTTAGCTCCACCGGTCTATGTATCATCTCCTCTTTTGGACATGTATTTAAGATACCAGGTTTTGCCATAATTGGTAAAAGAGCTATTATGGGTGCGATTTTAACCATCTTATCAGGATTTGTTGTTATTGCTTTTGAGATTGGACATCCTGTAACCATGATGATTTATAATGTAATGAGTCCTGGCTTAACATCTGCTATTTGGTGGATGGGTACACTTTATGGACTATATCTTACATTTATCATTTTAGAGTTTATATTTTTAGCTAGAAATGATCATAAATGGTCTGGATGGTTTGGTATAGGTGGTCTTGTTGTCGGTATTGCCGCTCACTCAAACCTTGGTTCCGTATTTGGATTTTTAGTAGCAAGACCTATATCAAATGGTGTTTTTTACCCGATCTATTTTATATTATCAGCAATGATTACAGGTATATATCTACTATTTTTAATCTACGGTTTTAGATATAAACTTAAATTTCCGCCTGAAGTTCAAGAATTTCTTTATAAAATAGGTAAACTTTTAGCGCTTCTTTTAGCTATTTTAATCTTTTTTGAAACTTGGAGATTTTTAACAGCGATCTATGGCGGTATGCCTGAACGCGCTGATGTTGCTATGCATATACTGGGAAGTGCTCCATTTATTTATGGCGAAGTTTTACTTGGTATGGTTATTCCTTTTTTAATTGCTTTTACATCCAAAGGAAGAGCGACTGTCAGCTTAGTTTTTGCATCGATAACCGGAATGGTAGGAATTTTCTTTATGAGATATGATTTGGTTCATGATACACAGTTAGCACCAATGATGACACTCAAAAAGAGAGAGTATCAACTAGAACCTTCTTGGGTTGAGTACTTTCCATCTTCAACTGAAATGGCAATCTCTATAGGTGCTATAGGCTTTTGTTTTATTCTTTATTATATAGCGGATAAAGCATTTGATTTGGATCATAGCAAAGAAGATATACATCATTAA
- a CDS encoding DUF3373 family protein produces MKKIVTLSAIAFLSTAAFAETDVQKQIDELNMKIERLQQINNKQDDRISDVNILAAQDNLKFDVDFRTAYDNLQYETVNGNKYENDALFSNRLWLGMGYAPTKDMIFRGQLSVNKAYGASYGQRGTGFGFDTFDWVLNENLTDDTIKLREAYWLWKLRTGRIGWTVSAGRRPATNGYLINLRDDDKPQSPLGHIINMEFDGASASMQLEDYIPGMYFKLCIGRGLTNATGWASEATKYVGSPTGGSSLPNYVEDDSNLDNTDMVGLIFQPYDDGQYGVITKFYRGFDVPGLSITSPTTAVMKSFGDMDGAAISFKMDGVGDEINDFLDDTILFASFAASVSRPNDNQPMMGSQDDETGTSIWIGAQMPNLTGGKFGVEYNHGSKYWRPFTYGEDTMIGSKMAVRGNAYEAYWTQPLVGNVFSMQIRYTYLDYDYTGSNGFFGDGGTPISMADAQSYGMDPVETAQDLRVYFRYRY; encoded by the coding sequence ATGAAAAAAATCGTAACACTTTCTGCTATAGCTTTTTTAAGCACAGCAGCTTTTGCGGAGACTGATGTTCAAAAACAGATAGATGAACTGAATATGAAGATTGAGAGACTTCAGCAAATCAATAACAAACAAGATGACAGAATCTCAGATGTTAATATATTAGCAGCGCAGGATAATCTTAAGTTTGATGTAGATTTTAGAACTGCATATGATAATCTGCAGTATGAAACAGTAAACGGAAACAAGTATGAGAATGATGCTCTTTTCTCAAATCGTCTATGGTTAGGCATGGGGTATGCTCCGACAAAGGATATGATCTTTAGAGGGCAGCTCTCCGTTAACAAAGCTTATGGCGCAAGCTACGGCCAAAGAGGGACAGGTTTTGGATTTGATACTTTTGACTGGGTTTTAAATGAAAATCTGACAGATGATACAATAAAACTAAGAGAAGCATACTGGCTTTGGAAACTTAGAACAGGAAGAATAGGCTGGACAGTAAGTGCCGGACGCCGCCCTGCGACAAACGGATATCTTATCAACTTAAGAGATGACGATAAACCACAATCTCCTCTAGGACATATTATCAATATGGAATTTGACGGTGCATCGGCAAGTATGCAGCTAGAAGATTATATACCGGGTATGTACTTTAAACTTTGTATTGGTCGTGGCTTAACAAATGCAACCGGCTGGGCTAGTGAAGCAACAAAATATGTTGGATCTCCTACAGGTGGTTCAAGTCTGCCAAATTATGTTGAAGATGATAGTAATTTAGACAATACAGATATGGTAGGACTTATCTTTCAGCCCTATGATGATGGACAATATGGCGTAATAACAAAATTCTATAGAGGATTTGATGTACCGGGACTATCAATCACAAGTCCAACTACTGCAGTAATGAAAAGTTTTGGTGATATGGACGGAGCAGCAATCTCTTTTAAAATGGATGGCGTAGGTGATGAAATCAATGATTTCTTAGATGACACGATTCTTTTTGCATCATTTGCCGCATCCGTATCAAGACCAAATGATAATCAACCAATGATGGGCAGTCAGGATGATGAGACAGGTACATCTATCTGGATTGGTGCACAGATGCCAAACTTAACAGGTGGTAAATTCGGTGTAGAGTATAACCACGGTTCAAAATACTGGAGACCGTTTACTTACGGCGAAGATACAATGATAGGCTCTAAAATGGCAGTTCGAGGAAATGCATATGAAGCTTACTGGACGCAGCCTCTTGTAGGAAATGTATTTTCTATGCAGATAAGATATACATATTTAGACTATGATTACACAGGTTCAAACGGTTTCTTTGGAGACGGGGGAACACCAATAAGTATGGCTGATGCTCAGTCGTATGGAATGGATCCTGTTGAAACTGCGCAAGATCTACGCGTATACTTCAGATATAGATACTAA
- a CDS encoding DUF3373 family protein: MKKIVTLSSIAFLSTMAFADTDMQSEIDFLKKEIKELKKQQDSTTRTLTDVKISTNNDNIKFGIDFRNAIDVLEYKNNETGETARNHSLLSSRLYLNMAASPMKGLSFRGKLAIYSTWGAHLYVNDDPLKDWSASSKPADTVMRLKEGYFVYSDKIGDQPIALSIGRRPSSTGFLASMRENESDEGSPLAHITNMEVNGAMVKLDFTRYVSGAYVKLVYGRAHTGEMENVYGTGNDNVIPYADKDTIAEDENVDFFVMPGDAYNNGQYQLMYQWAHIFDTKGRNTSTGIPKGAAGTADLFALSLKVNGIGDEISDFLDDTVAFASIASSRYDAKDGHTLLSSADGGSSNGHSFWAGVYIPDMITDSGRFGFEYNYGSKNWTPMTWAEDTAIGSKIAVRGSAYEAYWNFDLFGIKYLPSQVRYTYVQHDYTPNANCSGWTVPEPVDITAQDLRFFVSYRY; encoded by the coding sequence ATGAAAAAAATTGTAACACTCTCAAGCATCGCTTTTTTAAGCACTATGGCTTTTGCAGACACAGATATGCAAAGTGAGATAGATTTTCTTAAAAAAGAGATTAAAGAACTTAAAAAACAACAAGATTCTACTACTAGAACTTTAACAGATGTTAAGATCAGCACAAACAACGACAATATAAAGTTTGGAATTGATTTTAGAAATGCAATCGATGTTTTAGAGTATAAAAACAATGAAACAGGGGAAACAGCAAGAAATCACTCTCTTCTCTCAAGCAGACTTTACTTAAATATGGCAGCTTCTCCTATGAAAGGGCTCTCTTTTAGAGGAAAACTTGCTATCTACTCTACATGGGGAGCACATTTATATGTAAATGATGATCCATTGAAGGATTGGTCTGCAAGTTCAAAGCCTGCCGATACTGTTATGCGTCTTAAAGAGGGCTATTTTGTCTACTCAGATAAAATCGGGGATCAGCCAATAGCGCTCAGCATCGGAAGAAGACCCTCAAGCACAGGTTTCCTGGCAAGCATGAGAGAAAATGAGTCAGATGAGGGTTCACCTCTTGCGCATATAACAAATATGGAAGTAAACGGAGCAATGGTAAAACTTGATTTTACCCGTTATGTTTCAGGGGCATATGTTAAACTGGTTTACGGAAGAGCGCATACCGGCGAAATGGAGAATGTTTACGGAACAGGCAATGATAATGTCATCCCTTATGCGGATAAAGATACAATTGCCGAAGATGAAAATGTAGACTTTTTTGTAATGCCTGGTGATGCATACAACAATGGACAGTACCAGCTTATGTACCAATGGGCGCATATCTTTGATACAAAGGGAAGAAATACATCAACAGGCATCCCAAAAGGAGCAGCCGGAACTGCAGATCTCTTTGCACTTTCACTTAAAGTAAACGGCATCGGTGATGAGATCAGCGACTTTTTAGATGATACGGTAGCTTTTGCTTCTATTGCTTCCTCGCGCTATGATGCAAAAGATGGTCATACGCTTTTAAGTTCGGCTGATGGCGGAAGTTCAAATGGACACTCGTTTTGGGCTGGCGTCTATATTCCTGATATGATAACCGATTCCGGAAGATTTGGTTTTGAGTACAACTACGGCTCTAAAAACTGGACTCCTATGACATGGGCAGAAGATACGGCAATAGGTTCAAAAATAGCTGTCCGCGGTAGTGCGTATGAGGCATACTGGAATTTTGATCTCTTTGGCATCAAGTATCTGCCGTCCCAGGTAAGATATACATATGTACAACATGACTATACTCCAAACGCAAACTGCAGCGGATGGACTGTTCCAGAGCCTGTTGATATCACTGCACAAGACCTAAGATTTTTCGTAAGTTATAGATACTAA
- a CDS encoding 4Fe-4S dicluster domain-containing protein: MARYGMALDYKSCINCKACETACKEENGILMGADSHRIWVGTGEIEGQYPLLDLTSNTFHPSQCQQCDNAPCEEVCPTNATYYDDNGVVRVDVDKCILCSYCMNACPYDARYVDQRTMTVDKCNFCSDTRLARGETTTACQATCPTKVRIFGDLDDPNSEISEVLRTREHYSLKTHLGTKPKLFYLI; the protein is encoded by the coding sequence ATGGCTAGATATGGAATGGCACTTGATTATAAAAGTTGTATCAATTGCAAGGCATGTGAAACAGCATGTAAAGAGGAAAACGGCATCTTAATGGGTGCAGACAGTCACCGTATTTGGGTTGGAACGGGTGAAATTGAGGGTCAGTACCCTCTTTTAGACTTAACATCAAATACTTTTCACCCAAGTCAATGTCAACAATGTGACAATGCACCTTGTGAAGAAGTTTGCCCTACAAATGCAACATACTATGATGATAATGGCGTTGTAAGAGTTGATGTTGATAAATGTATATTATGCAGTTACTGTATGAATGCATGTCCTTACGATGCTAGATATGTTGATCAAAGAACAATGACTGTTGACAAATGTAATTTTTGCAGCGACACAAGACTTGCCAGAGGTGAAACTACAACAGCATGTCAGGCAACATGCCCAACTAAAGTAAGAATATTTGGTGATCTTGATGATCCAAATAGCGAAATCAGCGAAGTACTAAGAACAAGAGAGCATTATTCACTAAAAACTCATCTTGGTACCAAACCAAAATTATTTTATCTAATATAA
- a CDS encoding molybdopterin-dependent oxidoreductase, giving the protein MEVETSRRKFLQGTITMSVVGATALSTNLLSSGDGQSAKPGAISFHNTKTGNGSSHEVATLCEMCVNKCAAMARVENGVVTKLNPNPMFPKSKNMLCARGNAGIQALYDPDRLKYPMIRIGEKGEGKFRRVTWDEAYNAILNGTDKFPGLKQILDEEEDNRSSMLFCAGEGMAEHTFKQFFEAFGSANWLNHSSICLQTVASGYGVTLGMYPQADLDNAEYIIIAGANRAEAIVTPDTMDAFKRTKGRGAKMICIDPRFTNTAAKSDKWLAIKPGTDLAFVLALTYVTLTEELHNKAYVEKYFNGFEEYKNSVISNNYTPEWAEPITGIKAKDIYTIAREFAAHAPKAVYYPGRRSTFAKNDFQLRRAMAIFQALHGAIDTKGGLIFGDKLDIKGHAGLAPLYERARARAIVKRTDQKGEPGYDDCAVVSGGGSWIGWRNRYLEDKMPYKVRGMFCYKHNPMMNMPNTAKTAQMLKKMELVVTIDTMPSDTVMFADVVLPECTYLERTDPVKTFGGIEPSIAVRNKVIEPMFESKPVMEILKGLTTKISKPLFEISKKYDEEVQDMIEDDGEEEVYAEFDLTLPFKHTQEELNHHAVEMYPGAAEKLHKYGVFYPNQDEYYKQLSVNEYQYYPENKKFYSVGGGKPKTPSGKIECNIESFADMGVDPMPVWRDEYNYSVPAGKFRLLSGRHAQFTQSGTVNNAMLLDLMPENFIWINKRIAQEKGIKFADMIEVSSSIGKVQLKAYPTEKIAPDQVFFIHGFGAESEELTWAYKNGGNDNTIIEDHIEPVYGAAAMHETNVEIRKV; this is encoded by the coding sequence ATGGAAGTAGAAACTTCAAGGAGAAAATTTCTTCAGGGTACTATTACTATGAGTGTTGTTGGAGCGACAGCACTTAGTACAAATCTTTTATCAAGCGGTGATGGTCAAAGTGCTAAACCTGGTGCAATTTCATTTCACAATACAAAAACAGGAAATGGGTCTTCACATGAAGTAGCAACATTGTGCGAAATGTGTGTAAACAAATGTGCGGCAATGGCTAGAGTAGAAAATGGAGTAGTTACCAAACTAAATCCAAATCCAATGTTCCCAAAATCAAAAAATATGCTATGTGCCAGAGGAAATGCAGGTATTCAAGCATTATACGATCCGGACAGACTAAAATATCCAATGATAAGAATTGGTGAAAAAGGTGAAGGAAAGTTTAGAAGAGTTACTTGGGATGAAGCATATAACGCAATTTTAAATGGTACAGACAAATTTCCTGGACTTAAGCAGATTCTTGATGAGGAAGAGGACAATAGATCTTCCATGCTTTTTTGTGCAGGTGAAGGTATGGCTGAACATACTTTTAAACAGTTTTTTGAAGCATTTGGCTCTGCAAACTGGCTAAATCACTCATCAATATGTCTTCAAACTGTTGCATCTGGATATGGCGTAACACTTGGTATGTACCCTCAAGCAGATCTTGACAATGCAGAGTATATTATTATTGCCGGAGCAAATAGAGCTGAAGCGATAGTAACACCTGATACCATGGATGCCTTTAAAAGAACAAAGGGCAGAGGCGCAAAGATGATTTGTATAGATCCTAGGTTTACAAATACAGCTGCAAAATCTGATAAATGGCTGGCTATAAAACCTGGTACTGACTTGGCCTTTGTTTTAGCACTGACATATGTTACATTGACAGAAGAGTTGCATAACAAAGCTTATGTTGAAAAATACTTTAATGGTTTTGAAGAGTATAAAAACAGTGTTATATCAAATAACTACACACCTGAGTGGGCTGAGCCGATTACAGGCATAAAAGCAAAAGATATCTACACAATTGCCAGAGAATTTGCTGCTCATGCTCCAAAAGCCGTCTATTACCCGGGTAGAAGAAGTACTTTTGCTAAAAATGATTTTCAGCTGCGTCGTGCAATGGCAATTTTCCAAGCACTGCATGGTGCAATTGACACCAAAGGCGGATTGATTTTTGGGGACAAACTTGATATTAAAGGACATGCAGGACTTGCACCTCTATATGAAAGAGCAAGAGCAAGAGCAATAGTTAAAAGAACAGACCAAAAAGGCGAACCTGGATATGATGATTGTGCTGTTGTAAGCGGCGGCGGTTCTTGGATTGGCTGGAGAAACAGATATTTAGAAGACAAAATGCCATATAAAGTAAGAGGTATGTTCTGTTATAAACACAATCCAATGATGAATATGCCAAATACTGCAAAAACTGCTCAAATGCTTAAAAAAATGGAGCTTGTAGTAACAATTGATACTATGCCGAGTGATACTGTAATGTTTGCAGATGTTGTTTTACCTGAGTGTACTTATTTGGAGAGAACAGATCCTGTGAAAACATTTGGTGGAATTGAGCCTTCAATTGCTGTAAGAAATAAAGTAATTGAGCCTATGTTTGAGAGCAAGCCTGTTATGGAAATCTTAAAAGGTTTAACTACAAAAATATCTAAGCCACTCTTTGAGATAAGTAAAAAATATGATGAAGAAGTACAAGATATGATTGAAGATGACGGTGAAGAGGAAGTTTATGCAGAATTTGATCTGACTCTGCCATTTAAGCATACACAAGAAGAACTTAATCACCACGCCGTTGAAATGTACCCAGGCGCTGCTGAAAAACTTCATAAATATGGTGTCTTCTATCCAAATCAGGATGAGTACTATAAACAATTATCTGTAAATGAGTATCAGTACTATCCAGAAAACAAAAAGTTTTACAGTGTTGGCGGCGGTAAACCAAAAACTCCATCTGGAAAAATTGAATGTAATATAGAGTCTTTTGCTGATATGGGTGTGGATCCGATGCCGGTATGGAGAGATGAGTATAACTACAGTGTCCCTGCTGGCAAATTTAGACTTCTTTCCGGCCGTCATGCACAATTTACTCAAAGCGGAACTGTAAACAATGCTATGCTTCTAGACCTTATGCCTGAAAATTTCATATGGATAAACAAAAGAATCGCGCAGGAAAAAGGCATAAAATTTGCAGATATGATAGAAGTTAGTTCAAGTATCGGTAAAGTTCAGCTAAAAGCATACCCTACAGAAAAAATAGCACCGGATCAAGTATTTTTTATTCATGGATTTGGGGCAGAGAGTGAAGAACTCACATGGGCATATAAAAATGGCGGGAATGATAACACTATTATTGAAGATCATATAGAGCCTGTTTATGGTGCTGCGGCTATGCATGAAACTAATGTTGAAATAAGAAAGGTGTAA
- a CDS encoding cytochrome b/b6 domain-containing protein — translation MKNNKKNQVYVWPLCTRFVHWLIALSFTFSFILSFFEHRLNYHVAVGIIFGLMLLYRIIWGFIGPRYATFNTFKLSLSELKFYFVEKIKNRYREIPAGHNPASSWYTLIVLSVGSVIAISGLLLYGIQEAKGYLSVLNDDYYMYSDTLLNIHIYASYTLLAWAFIHIIGVLIEQFYHKTNMVFAMITGYKKAKGEDAELCTPKNIVSYIFLILSVWVFYVILDGTHNPFVKSKFTNIDYKSENDIFYEKCGDCHKIYPPFLLTEKSWIRIMDGLDNHFGEKITDQNISKQEAIVIKNYLLKNAAEHSTREAAVKIVASVKDGRPIAITKTLYWIETHKNIPRSAYSDKKIKDKSNCFSCHKNIEKGNTEDINILYHY, via the coding sequence ATGAAAAACAATAAAAAAAACCAAGTTTATGTTTGGCCACTGTGTACAAGATTTGTACACTGGCTAATCGCTTTATCCTTTACATTTTCTTTTATTCTCTCATTTTTTGAACATAGACTCAATTATCATGTTGCTGTAGGCATCATTTTTGGTTTAATGCTTCTATATAGAATTATTTGGGGATTTATCGGTCCTCGTTATGCAACATTCAATACATTTAAACTCTCTTTATCAGAATTAAAATTTTATTTTGTAGAAAAAATTAAAAATAGATACAGAGAAATTCCTGCTGGACACAATCCCGCTTCAAGCTGGTATACGCTTATTGTTTTAAGTGTCGGCTCAGTAATAGCTATTTCTGGTCTTCTGCTTTATGGCATACAAGAAGCCAAAGGATATCTTTCAGTTTTAAACGATGACTACTACATGTATAGCGATACACTCTTAAACATACATATTTATGCCAGCTATACACTTCTCGCATGGGCTTTTATACACATAATAGGTGTACTAATAGAGCAGTTTTACCATAAAACAAATATGGTTTTTGCAATGATCACAGGATATAAAAAAGCAAAAGGTGAAGATGCTGAACTGTGTACTCCCAAAAATATTGTCTCATATATCTTTTTAATTTTATCAGTGTGGGTTTTTTATGTCATACTTGATGGAACACACAACCCTTTTGTAAAAAGTAAATTTACCAATATTGATTATAAAAGCGAAAATGATATTTTTTATGAAAAATGCGGTGATTGTCATAAAATCTATCCCCCTTTTTTACTAACTGAAAAATCATGGATTAGAATTATGGATGGACTTGATAATCATTTTGGAGAAAAAATAACTGATCAAAATATATCAAAACAAGAAGCTATAGTTATAAAAAACTATCTTTTAAAAAATGCGGCGGAACACTCTACAAGAGAAGCCGCAGTAAAAATTGTAGCTTCTGTAAAAGATGGACGCCCTATAGCAATAACCAAAACTCTTTATTGGATAGAAACTCATAAAAACATACCACGCAGTGCATATTCTGATAAAAAAATAAAAGATAAATCCAACTGCTTTTCTTGTCATAAAAATATAGAAAAAGGTAATACAGAAGATATAAATATCTTATATCATTATTGA